A stretch of Rhinopithecus roxellana isolate Shanxi Qingling chromosome 12, ASM756505v1, whole genome shotgun sequence DNA encodes these proteins:
- the RNF207 gene encoding RING finger protein 207 isoform X4 — MASAEMSGAIFGPLEGPSSLDAPSVHPLVCPLCHVQYERPCLLDCFHDLCAGCLRGRATEGRLTCPLCQHQTVVKGPSGLPPVDRLLQFLVDSSGDGVEAVRCANCDLECSEQDVETTYFCNTCGQPLCARCRDETHRARMFARHDIVALGQRSRDVPQKCTLHAEPYLLFSTDKKLLLCIRCFRDMQGESRAHCVDLESAYVQGCERLEQAVLVSAGVWRAGAGVWGRAAALASLTPPCPQAVKALQTATREAIALLQAMVEEVRHSAAEEENAIHALFGSMQERLAERKEVLLQAVQSQYEEKNKAFKEQLSHLATLLPTLQVHLVICSSFLSLANKAEFLDLGYELMERLQGIVTRPYRLRPVRSSKIASDHRAEFARCLEPLLLLGTRRVAAAASGANTLAGGLGPKVLMGPHCPSPVGKMSGSPVQKPTLHRSISTKVLLAEGKNTPFTEHCRHYEDSYRHLQAEMQSLKDQVQELHRDLTKHHSLIKAEIMGDVLSKSLQLDMQIASEHTSLEGMRVSLPGDLGGILSASG, encoded by the exons ATGGCGAGCGCCGAG ATGTCGGGAGCTATCTTCGGGCCCCTGGAGGGCCCGAGCTCCCTGGACGCCCCGAGCGTCCACCCGCTGGTGTGCCCGCTGTGCCACGTGCAGTACGAGCGCCCGTGTCTTCTGGACTGCTTCCACGACCTCTGCGCCGGCTGTCTGCGTGGCCGCGCGACTGAAGGCCGCCTCACCTGCCCGTTGTGCCA ACACCAGACGGTGGTGAAGGGTCCTAGCGGGCTCCCACCGGTGGACCGGCTGCTGCAGTTCCTGGTGGACAGCTCGGGGGATGGCGTGGAGGCGGTGCGCTGTGCCAACTGTGACCTGGAGTGCAGCGAGCAG GACGTGGAGACCACGTACTTCTGCAACACGTGCGGACAGCCCCTGTGCGCGCGCTGCCGCGATGAGACGCACCGAGCACGCATGTTCGCGCGCCACGACATCGTGGCCCTGGGTCAGCGAAGCCGCGACGTGCCCCAGAAGTGCA CGCTGCACGCAGAGCCCTACCTCCTGTTCTCCACCGACAAGAAGTTGCTGTTGTGCATCCGTTGCTTCCGCGACATGCAGGG GGAGAGCCGGGCGCACTGCGTGGACCTGGAATCGGCTTACGTGCAGGGCTGCGAGCGGCTGGAGCAGGCGGTGCTGGTGAGCGCAGGGGTCTGGCGCGCGGGGGCGGGGGTGTGGGGCCGCGCGGCGGCGCTCGCGAGCCTGACCCCGCCCTGTCCCCAGGCCGTGAAGGCCCTGCAGACGGCCACGCGGGAGGCCATCGCGCTGCTGCAGGCCATGGTGGAGGAGGTGCGGCACAGCGCTGCCGAGGAGGAGAACGCTATCCACGCCCTCTTCGGCAGCATGCAG GAGAGGCTGGCAGAGAGGAAAGAAGTGCTGCTGCAGGCTGTGCAGAG CCAATATGAAGAGAAGAACAAGGCCTTCAAGGAGCAGCTCTCTCACTTGGCCACCTTGCTGCCCACCCTGCAG GTCCACCTGGTCATCtgttcctccttcctcagcttggccaacaaggcTGAGTTCCTGGACCTGGGCTAT GAGCTGATGGAGAGGCTGCAGGGCATCGTCACACGGCCGTACCGCCTAAGGCCTGTGCGGAGCAGCAAG ATTGCCAGTGACCACCGAGCTGAGTTTGCACGCTGCCTGGagccgctgctgctgctggggaCACGTCGGGTGGCAGCTGCTGCAAGTGGTGCTAACAC GCTGGCAGGGGGCTTAGGCCCCAAGGTGCTGATGGGGCCCCACTGCCCCTCCCCAGTAGGAAAGATGTCCGGGTCACCCGTCCAAAAGCCTACGCTGCACCGGTCCATCAGCACCAAGGTGCTGCTGGCAGAGGGCAAGAACACGCCCTTCACAGAGCACTGCCGCCACTATGAGGACTCCTACAGG CATCTGCAGGCGGAGATGCAGAGCCTAAAGGACCAGGTACAGGAGCTGCACCGAGACCTCACCAAGCACCACTCGCTCATCAAGGCGGAGATCATGGGAGACGTCCTGAGCAAGTCCCTGCAACTGGACATGCAGATCGCCTCGGAGCACACCTCCTTAGAGGGCATGAGGGTCAGTCTTCCAGGAG ATTTGGGAGGAATCCTATCAGCAAGTGGCTAA
- the RNF207 gene encoding RING finger protein 207 isoform X2, which yields MSGAIFGPLEGPSSLDAPSVHPLVCPLCHVQYERPCLLDCFHDLCAGCLRGRATEGRLTCPLCQHQTVVKGPSGLPPVDRLLQFLVDSSGDGVEAVRCANCDLECSEQDVETTYFCNTCGQPLCARCRDETHRARMFARHDIVALGQRSRDVPQKCTLHAEPYLLFSTDKKLLLCIRCFRDMQGESRAHCVDLESAYVQGCERLEQAVLVSAGVWRAGAGVWGRAAALASLTPPCPQAVKALQTATREAIALLQAMVEEVRHSAAEEENAIHALFGSMQERLAERKEVLLQAVQSQYEEKNKAFKEQLSHLATLLPTLQVHLVICSSFLSLANKAEFLDLGYELMERLQGIVTRPYRLRPVRSSKIASDHRAEFARCLEPLLLLGTRRVAAAASGANTLAGGLGPKVLMGPHCPSPVGKMSGSPVQKPTLHRSISTKVLLAEGKNTPFTEHCRHYEDSYRHLQAEMQSLKDQVQELHRDLTKHHSLIKAEIMGDVLSKSLQLDMQIASEHTSLEGMRVSLPGAFLFQIWEESYQQVANEQEIYEAQLHDLLQLRQENAYLTTITKQITPYVRSIAKVKERLEPRFQAPVDEQSECLQNTHDDSRNSAASARNNPGSVPEKREKTSEPKGNSWAPNGLSEEPLLKNKDHHRSKQKNRGDIPTWREHLT from the exons ATGTCGGGAGCTATCTTCGGGCCCCTGGAGGGCCCGAGCTCCCTGGACGCCCCGAGCGTCCACCCGCTGGTGTGCCCGCTGTGCCACGTGCAGTACGAGCGCCCGTGTCTTCTGGACTGCTTCCACGACCTCTGCGCCGGCTGTCTGCGTGGCCGCGCGACTGAAGGCCGCCTCACCTGCCCGTTGTGCCA ACACCAGACGGTGGTGAAGGGTCCTAGCGGGCTCCCACCGGTGGACCGGCTGCTGCAGTTCCTGGTGGACAGCTCGGGGGATGGCGTGGAGGCGGTGCGCTGTGCCAACTGTGACCTGGAGTGCAGCGAGCAG GACGTGGAGACCACGTACTTCTGCAACACGTGCGGACAGCCCCTGTGCGCGCGCTGCCGCGATGAGACGCACCGAGCACGCATGTTCGCGCGCCACGACATCGTGGCCCTGGGTCAGCGAAGCCGCGACGTGCCCCAGAAGTGCA CGCTGCACGCAGAGCCCTACCTCCTGTTCTCCACCGACAAGAAGTTGCTGTTGTGCATCCGTTGCTTCCGCGACATGCAGGG GGAGAGCCGGGCGCACTGCGTGGACCTGGAATCGGCTTACGTGCAGGGCTGCGAGCGGCTGGAGCAGGCGGTGCTGGTGAGCGCAGGGGTCTGGCGCGCGGGGGCGGGGGTGTGGGGCCGCGCGGCGGCGCTCGCGAGCCTGACCCCGCCCTGTCCCCAGGCCGTGAAGGCCCTGCAGACGGCCACGCGGGAGGCCATCGCGCTGCTGCAGGCCATGGTGGAGGAGGTGCGGCACAGCGCTGCCGAGGAGGAGAACGCTATCCACGCCCTCTTCGGCAGCATGCAG GAGAGGCTGGCAGAGAGGAAAGAAGTGCTGCTGCAGGCTGTGCAGAG CCAATATGAAGAGAAGAACAAGGCCTTCAAGGAGCAGCTCTCTCACTTGGCCACCTTGCTGCCCACCCTGCAG GTCCACCTGGTCATCtgttcctccttcctcagcttggccaacaaggcTGAGTTCCTGGACCTGGGCTAT GAGCTGATGGAGAGGCTGCAGGGCATCGTCACACGGCCGTACCGCCTAAGGCCTGTGCGGAGCAGCAAG ATTGCCAGTGACCACCGAGCTGAGTTTGCACGCTGCCTGGagccgctgctgctgctggggaCACGTCGGGTGGCAGCTGCTGCAAGTGGTGCTAACAC GCTGGCAGGGGGCTTAGGCCCCAAGGTGCTGATGGGGCCCCACTGCCCCTCCCCAGTAGGAAAGATGTCCGGGTCACCCGTCCAAAAGCCTACGCTGCACCGGTCCATCAGCACCAAGGTGCTGCTGGCAGAGGGCAAGAACACGCCCTTCACAGAGCACTGCCGCCACTATGAGGACTCCTACAGG CATCTGCAGGCGGAGATGCAGAGCCTAAAGGACCAGGTACAGGAGCTGCACCGAGACCTCACCAAGCACCACTCGCTCATCAAGGCGGAGATCATGGGAGACGTCCTGAGCAAGTCCCTGCAACTGGACATGCAGATCGCCTCGGAGCACACCTCCTTAGAGGGCATGAGGGTCAGTCTTCCAGGAG CTTTTCTCTTTCAGATTTGGGAGGAATCCTATCAGCAAGTGGCTAATGAGCAGGAGATTTATGAAG CCCAGCTCCATGACCTTctccagctgaggcaggagaatgcctaCCTGACCACCATCACCAAGCAGATCACGCCCTACGTCCGCTCCATTGCCAAGGTGAAGGAGCGGCTGGAGCCCAG GTTTCAGGCACCCGTGGATGAGCAGTCAGAGTGTCTACAAAACACGCACGACGACAGCAGGAACAGCGCAGCCTCAGCCAG GAATAACCCAGGAAGTGTCccggaaaagagagagaagacgtCAGAGCCTAAAGGAAACAGCTGGGCTCCGAACGGCCTCTCGGAAGAGCCTCTACTCAAAAATAAGGATCATCACAGATCCAAACAGAAAAACAGGGGTGACATCCCCACATGGAGGGAACACCTGACTTAG
- the RNF207 gene encoding RING finger protein 207 isoform X5: MFARHDIVALGQRSRDVPQKCTLHAEPYLLFSTDKKLLLCIRCFRDMQGESRAHCVDLESAYVQGCERLEQAVLVSAGVWRAGAGVWGRAAALASLTPPCPQAVKALQTATREAIALLQAMVEEVRHSAAEEENAIHALFGSMQERLAERKEVLLQAVQSQYEEKNKAFKEQLSHLATLLPTLQVHLVICSSFLSLANKAEFLDLGYELMERLQGIVTRPYRLRPVRSSKIASDHRAEFARCLEPLLLLGTRRVAAAASGANTLAGGLGPKVLMGPHCPSPVGKMSGSPVQKPTLHRSISTKVLLAEGKNTPFTEHCRHYEDSYRHLQAEMQSLKDQVQELHRDLTKHHSLIKAEIMGDVLSKSLQLDMQIASEHTSLEGMRVSLPGAFLFQIWEESYQQVANEQEIYEAQLHDLLQLRQENAYLTTITKQITPYVRSIAKVKERLEPRFQAPVDEQSECLQNTHDDSRNSAASARNNPGSVPEKREKTSEPKGNSWAPNGLSEEPLLKNKDHHRSKQKNRGDIPTWREHLT, from the exons ATGTTCGCGCGCCACGACATCGTGGCCCTGGGTCAGCGAAGCCGCGACGTGCCCCAGAAGTGCA CGCTGCACGCAGAGCCCTACCTCCTGTTCTCCACCGACAAGAAGTTGCTGTTGTGCATCCGTTGCTTCCGCGACATGCAGGG GGAGAGCCGGGCGCACTGCGTGGACCTGGAATCGGCTTACGTGCAGGGCTGCGAGCGGCTGGAGCAGGCGGTGCTGGTGAGCGCAGGGGTCTGGCGCGCGGGGGCGGGGGTGTGGGGCCGCGCGGCGGCGCTCGCGAGCCTGACCCCGCCCTGTCCCCAGGCCGTGAAGGCCCTGCAGACGGCCACGCGGGAGGCCATCGCGCTGCTGCAGGCCATGGTGGAGGAGGTGCGGCACAGCGCTGCCGAGGAGGAGAACGCTATCCACGCCCTCTTCGGCAGCATGCAG GAGAGGCTGGCAGAGAGGAAAGAAGTGCTGCTGCAGGCTGTGCAGAG CCAATATGAAGAGAAGAACAAGGCCTTCAAGGAGCAGCTCTCTCACTTGGCCACCTTGCTGCCCACCCTGCAG GTCCACCTGGTCATCtgttcctccttcctcagcttggccaacaaggcTGAGTTCCTGGACCTGGGCTAT GAGCTGATGGAGAGGCTGCAGGGCATCGTCACACGGCCGTACCGCCTAAGGCCTGTGCGGAGCAGCAAG ATTGCCAGTGACCACCGAGCTGAGTTTGCACGCTGCCTGGagccgctgctgctgctggggaCACGTCGGGTGGCAGCTGCTGCAAGTGGTGCTAACAC GCTGGCAGGGGGCTTAGGCCCCAAGGTGCTGATGGGGCCCCACTGCCCCTCCCCAGTAGGAAAGATGTCCGGGTCACCCGTCCAAAAGCCTACGCTGCACCGGTCCATCAGCACCAAGGTGCTGCTGGCAGAGGGCAAGAACACGCCCTTCACAGAGCACTGCCGCCACTATGAGGACTCCTACAGG CATCTGCAGGCGGAGATGCAGAGCCTAAAGGACCAGGTACAGGAGCTGCACCGAGACCTCACCAAGCACCACTCGCTCATCAAGGCGGAGATCATGGGAGACGTCCTGAGCAAGTCCCTGCAACTGGACATGCAGATCGCCTCGGAGCACACCTCCTTAGAGGGCATGAGGGTCAGTCTTCCAGGAG CTTTTCTCTTTCAGATTTGGGAGGAATCCTATCAGCAAGTGGCTAATGAGCAGGAGATTTATGAAG CCCAGCTCCATGACCTTctccagctgaggcaggagaatgcctaCCTGACCACCATCACCAAGCAGATCACGCCCTACGTCCGCTCCATTGCCAAGGTGAAGGAGCGGCTGGAGCCCAG GTTTCAGGCACCCGTGGATGAGCAGTCAGAGTGTCTACAAAACACGCACGACGACAGCAGGAACAGCGCAGCCTCAGCCAG GAATAACCCAGGAAGTGTCccggaaaagagagagaagacgtCAGAGCCTAAAGGAAACAGCTGGGCTCCGAACGGCCTCTCGGAAGAGCCTCTACTCAAAAATAAGGATCATCACAGATCCAAACAGAAAAACAGGGGTGACATCCCCACATGGAGGGAACACCTGACTTAG
- the RNF207 gene encoding RING finger protein 207 isoform X1 produces the protein MASAEMSGAIFGPLEGPSSLDAPSVHPLVCPLCHVQYERPCLLDCFHDLCAGCLRGRATEGRLTCPLCQHQTVVKGPSGLPPVDRLLQFLVDSSGDGVEAVRCANCDLECSEQDVETTYFCNTCGQPLCARCRDETHRARMFARHDIVALGQRSRDVPQKCTLHAEPYLLFSTDKKLLLCIRCFRDMQGESRAHCVDLESAYVQGCERLEQAVLVSAGVWRAGAGVWGRAAALASLTPPCPQAVKALQTATREAIALLQAMVEEVRHSAAEEENAIHALFGSMQERLAERKEVLLQAVQSQYEEKNKAFKEQLSHLATLLPTLQVHLVICSSFLSLANKAEFLDLGYELMERLQGIVTRPYRLRPVRSSKIASDHRAEFARCLEPLLLLGTRRVAAAASGANTLAGGLGPKVLMGPHCPSPVGKMSGSPVQKPTLHRSISTKVLLAEGKNTPFTEHCRHYEDSYRHLQAEMQSLKDQVQELHRDLTKHHSLIKAEIMGDVLSKSLQLDMQIASEHTSLEGMRVSLPGAFLFQIWEESYQQVANEQEIYEAQLHDLLQLRQENAYLTTITKQITPYVRSIAKVKERLEPRFQAPVDEQSECLQNTHDDSRNSAASARNNPGSVPEKREKTSEPKGNSWAPNGLSEEPLLKNKDHHRSKQKNRGDIPTWREHLT, from the exons ATGGCGAGCGCCGAG ATGTCGGGAGCTATCTTCGGGCCCCTGGAGGGCCCGAGCTCCCTGGACGCCCCGAGCGTCCACCCGCTGGTGTGCCCGCTGTGCCACGTGCAGTACGAGCGCCCGTGTCTTCTGGACTGCTTCCACGACCTCTGCGCCGGCTGTCTGCGTGGCCGCGCGACTGAAGGCCGCCTCACCTGCCCGTTGTGCCA ACACCAGACGGTGGTGAAGGGTCCTAGCGGGCTCCCACCGGTGGACCGGCTGCTGCAGTTCCTGGTGGACAGCTCGGGGGATGGCGTGGAGGCGGTGCGCTGTGCCAACTGTGACCTGGAGTGCAGCGAGCAG GACGTGGAGACCACGTACTTCTGCAACACGTGCGGACAGCCCCTGTGCGCGCGCTGCCGCGATGAGACGCACCGAGCACGCATGTTCGCGCGCCACGACATCGTGGCCCTGGGTCAGCGAAGCCGCGACGTGCCCCAGAAGTGCA CGCTGCACGCAGAGCCCTACCTCCTGTTCTCCACCGACAAGAAGTTGCTGTTGTGCATCCGTTGCTTCCGCGACATGCAGGG GGAGAGCCGGGCGCACTGCGTGGACCTGGAATCGGCTTACGTGCAGGGCTGCGAGCGGCTGGAGCAGGCGGTGCTGGTGAGCGCAGGGGTCTGGCGCGCGGGGGCGGGGGTGTGGGGCCGCGCGGCGGCGCTCGCGAGCCTGACCCCGCCCTGTCCCCAGGCCGTGAAGGCCCTGCAGACGGCCACGCGGGAGGCCATCGCGCTGCTGCAGGCCATGGTGGAGGAGGTGCGGCACAGCGCTGCCGAGGAGGAGAACGCTATCCACGCCCTCTTCGGCAGCATGCAG GAGAGGCTGGCAGAGAGGAAAGAAGTGCTGCTGCAGGCTGTGCAGAG CCAATATGAAGAGAAGAACAAGGCCTTCAAGGAGCAGCTCTCTCACTTGGCCACCTTGCTGCCCACCCTGCAG GTCCACCTGGTCATCtgttcctccttcctcagcttggccaacaaggcTGAGTTCCTGGACCTGGGCTAT GAGCTGATGGAGAGGCTGCAGGGCATCGTCACACGGCCGTACCGCCTAAGGCCTGTGCGGAGCAGCAAG ATTGCCAGTGACCACCGAGCTGAGTTTGCACGCTGCCTGGagccgctgctgctgctggggaCACGTCGGGTGGCAGCTGCTGCAAGTGGTGCTAACAC GCTGGCAGGGGGCTTAGGCCCCAAGGTGCTGATGGGGCCCCACTGCCCCTCCCCAGTAGGAAAGATGTCCGGGTCACCCGTCCAAAAGCCTACGCTGCACCGGTCCATCAGCACCAAGGTGCTGCTGGCAGAGGGCAAGAACACGCCCTTCACAGAGCACTGCCGCCACTATGAGGACTCCTACAGG CATCTGCAGGCGGAGATGCAGAGCCTAAAGGACCAGGTACAGGAGCTGCACCGAGACCTCACCAAGCACCACTCGCTCATCAAGGCGGAGATCATGGGAGACGTCCTGAGCAAGTCCCTGCAACTGGACATGCAGATCGCCTCGGAGCACACCTCCTTAGAGGGCATGAGGGTCAGTCTTCCAGGAG CTTTTCTCTTTCAGATTTGGGAGGAATCCTATCAGCAAGTGGCTAATGAGCAGGAGATTTATGAAG CCCAGCTCCATGACCTTctccagctgaggcaggagaatgcctaCCTGACCACCATCACCAAGCAGATCACGCCCTACGTCCGCTCCATTGCCAAGGTGAAGGAGCGGCTGGAGCCCAG GTTTCAGGCACCCGTGGATGAGCAGTCAGAGTGTCTACAAAACACGCACGACGACAGCAGGAACAGCGCAGCCTCAGCCAG GAATAACCCAGGAAGTGTCccggaaaagagagagaagacgtCAGAGCCTAAAGGAAACAGCTGGGCTCCGAACGGCCTCTCGGAAGAGCCTCTACTCAAAAATAAGGATCATCACAGATCCAAACAGAAAAACAGGGGTGACATCCCCACATGGAGGGAACACCTGACTTAG
- the RNF207 gene encoding RING finger protein 207 isoform X3 has protein sequence MASAEMSGAIFGPLEGPSSLDAPSVHPLVCPLCHVQYERPCLLDCFHDLCAGCLRGRATEGRLTCPLCQHQTVVKGPSGLPPVDRLLQFLVDSSGDGVEAVRCANCDLECSEQDVETTYFCNTCGQPLCARCRDETHRARMFARHDIVALGQRSRDVPQKCTLHAEPYLLFSTDKKLLLCIRCFRDMQGESRAHCVDLESAYVQGCERLEQAVLAVKALQTATREAIALLQAMVEEVRHSAAEEENAIHALFGSMQERLAERKEVLLQAVQSQYEEKNKAFKEQLSHLATLLPTLQVHLVICSSFLSLANKAEFLDLGYELMERLQGIVTRPYRLRPVRSSKIASDHRAEFARCLEPLLLLGTRRVAAAASGANTLAGGLGPKVLMGPHCPSPVGKMSGSPVQKPTLHRSISTKVLLAEGKNTPFTEHCRHYEDSYRHLQAEMQSLKDQVQELHRDLTKHHSLIKAEIMGDVLSKSLQLDMQIASEHTSLEGMRVSLPGAFLFQIWEESYQQVANEQEIYEAQLHDLLQLRQENAYLTTITKQITPYVRSIAKVKERLEPRFQAPVDEQSECLQNTHDDSRNSAASARNNPGSVPEKREKTSEPKGNSWAPNGLSEEPLLKNKDHHRSKQKNRGDIPTWREHLT, from the exons ATGGCGAGCGCCGAG ATGTCGGGAGCTATCTTCGGGCCCCTGGAGGGCCCGAGCTCCCTGGACGCCCCGAGCGTCCACCCGCTGGTGTGCCCGCTGTGCCACGTGCAGTACGAGCGCCCGTGTCTTCTGGACTGCTTCCACGACCTCTGCGCCGGCTGTCTGCGTGGCCGCGCGACTGAAGGCCGCCTCACCTGCCCGTTGTGCCA ACACCAGACGGTGGTGAAGGGTCCTAGCGGGCTCCCACCGGTGGACCGGCTGCTGCAGTTCCTGGTGGACAGCTCGGGGGATGGCGTGGAGGCGGTGCGCTGTGCCAACTGTGACCTGGAGTGCAGCGAGCAG GACGTGGAGACCACGTACTTCTGCAACACGTGCGGACAGCCCCTGTGCGCGCGCTGCCGCGATGAGACGCACCGAGCACGCATGTTCGCGCGCCACGACATCGTGGCCCTGGGTCAGCGAAGCCGCGACGTGCCCCAGAAGTGCA CGCTGCACGCAGAGCCCTACCTCCTGTTCTCCACCGACAAGAAGTTGCTGTTGTGCATCCGTTGCTTCCGCGACATGCAGGG GGAGAGCCGGGCGCACTGCGTGGACCTGGAATCGGCTTACGTGCAGGGCTGCGAGCGGCTGGAGCAGGCGGTGCTG GCCGTGAAGGCCCTGCAGACGGCCACGCGGGAGGCCATCGCGCTGCTGCAGGCCATGGTGGAGGAGGTGCGGCACAGCGCTGCCGAGGAGGAGAACGCTATCCACGCCCTCTTCGGCAGCATGCAG GAGAGGCTGGCAGAGAGGAAAGAAGTGCTGCTGCAGGCTGTGCAGAG CCAATATGAAGAGAAGAACAAGGCCTTCAAGGAGCAGCTCTCTCACTTGGCCACCTTGCTGCCCACCCTGCAG GTCCACCTGGTCATCtgttcctccttcctcagcttggccaacaaggcTGAGTTCCTGGACCTGGGCTAT GAGCTGATGGAGAGGCTGCAGGGCATCGTCACACGGCCGTACCGCCTAAGGCCTGTGCGGAGCAGCAAG ATTGCCAGTGACCACCGAGCTGAGTTTGCACGCTGCCTGGagccgctgctgctgctggggaCACGTCGGGTGGCAGCTGCTGCAAGTGGTGCTAACAC GCTGGCAGGGGGCTTAGGCCCCAAGGTGCTGATGGGGCCCCACTGCCCCTCCCCAGTAGGAAAGATGTCCGGGTCACCCGTCCAAAAGCCTACGCTGCACCGGTCCATCAGCACCAAGGTGCTGCTGGCAGAGGGCAAGAACACGCCCTTCACAGAGCACTGCCGCCACTATGAGGACTCCTACAGG CATCTGCAGGCGGAGATGCAGAGCCTAAAGGACCAGGTACAGGAGCTGCACCGAGACCTCACCAAGCACCACTCGCTCATCAAGGCGGAGATCATGGGAGACGTCCTGAGCAAGTCCCTGCAACTGGACATGCAGATCGCCTCGGAGCACACCTCCTTAGAGGGCATGAGGGTCAGTCTTCCAGGAG CTTTTCTCTTTCAGATTTGGGAGGAATCCTATCAGCAAGTGGCTAATGAGCAGGAGATTTATGAAG CCCAGCTCCATGACCTTctccagctgaggcaggagaatgcctaCCTGACCACCATCACCAAGCAGATCACGCCCTACGTCCGCTCCATTGCCAAGGTGAAGGAGCGGCTGGAGCCCAG GTTTCAGGCACCCGTGGATGAGCAGTCAGAGTGTCTACAAAACACGCACGACGACAGCAGGAACAGCGCAGCCTCAGCCAG GAATAACCCAGGAAGTGTCccggaaaagagagagaagacgtCAGAGCCTAAAGGAAACAGCTGGGCTCCGAACGGCCTCTCGGAAGAGCCTCTACTCAAAAATAAGGATCATCACAGATCCAAACAGAAAAACAGGGGTGACATCCCCACATGGAGGGAACACCTGACTTAG